One window of the Terriglobales bacterium genome contains the following:
- a CDS encoding PilZ domain-containing protein, protein MAPELEQTAIHQGAPVKVWGIGSDGKPFNVNVVANELSFHGARLDGIDCIKTSGDAIWVQYESQKARFRVIWVSKSSPKSQVGIRPVEPEKCIWPEQLWAVKRDESYIGVLTSSDTPQRERRQYVRYRSAGDVGFRTPGAERYIWGKLGEISLGGCYVEVSTPVAVGTVLEISLRVGDKEMAFNGEVRMSVASLGMGLEFIAFHGDAREELKQVLQKLSPSRLGRTQPVKLGPAAAQSKPPATVAVAEPPENVSLRPAVEREAKVQEVLTRNLPTSTPGQPSSSSPQGAPDSAKLLSLLRVFFSENDILTRDSFKRLLEQSKKT, encoded by the coding sequence ATGGCACCAGAACTTGAGCAGACCGCCATACACCAGGGAGCACCCGTAAAGGTATGGGGAATTGGCTCTGATGGCAAACCGTTCAATGTGAATGTGGTGGCAAATGAATTGAGTTTCCATGGCGCGCGCCTCGATGGAATTGACTGTATAAAAACCTCCGGCGACGCCATTTGGGTGCAGTACGAAAGTCAGAAGGCCCGTTTTCGGGTGATATGGGTCTCGAAATCTTCCCCGAAATCGCAGGTCGGAATAAGACCCGTGGAACCGGAAAAATGTATTTGGCCGGAGCAGCTTTGGGCGGTCAAGAGAGATGAAAGCTACATCGGTGTTCTTACCAGCTCGGATACTCCGCAACGTGAGCGGCGGCAGTATGTCCGCTATCGCTCAGCTGGAGATGTGGGATTTCGTACCCCCGGTGCGGAGCGGTACATTTGGGGTAAGTTGGGGGAGATCAGTCTGGGCGGCTGTTATGTGGAGGTTTCGACTCCAGTGGCCGTAGGTACTGTGCTGGAAATATCGCTCCGGGTCGGCGATAAGGAGATGGCATTTAACGGCGAAGTACGCATGTCGGTTGCGTCTCTTGGTATGGGACTGGAGTTTATCGCTTTTCACGGTGACGCTCGCGAAGAGTTAAAGCAAGTTCTGCAGAAGCTCAGTCCGTCGCGGCTGGGACGTACCCAGCCTGTGAAGCTGGGGCCAGCGGCGGCACAGAGTAAGCCACCAGCGACTGTCGCGGTTGCCGAACCACCCGAAAACGTGAGTTTGCGCCCTGCAGTCGAGAGAGAAGCCAAGGTACAGGAGGTGCTGACGCGCAACCTCCCGACGTCAACCCCTGGCCAGCCAAGCTCAAGCTCTCCTCAAGGGGCGCCGGACTCGGCGAAGTTGCTCTCGCTCTTGCGCGTGTTCTTCAGCGAGAACGATATTCTTACCCGCGACAGCTTTAAGCGCTTGCTGGAACAATCAAAGAAGACTTGA
- a CDS encoding DoxX family protein, whose amino-acid sequence MKQLTSNAKALAGLRIAVGVLFLIFGEYKVFGAQFTTGGGFQFWITHFLQDGAYPWMVPVLRDFVLPHARAIAFLVAYGELAIGLSLVLGILVRTASICAFIYMLTLLFASNYPGPKAAPWQYFGASLEHLVLALCFAAFALGNAEEAFSLRGYLRKRRAVGQARAAGG is encoded by the coding sequence ATGAAACAGCTGACTTCAAACGCAAAGGCGCTCGCAGGACTGCGTATTGCAGTCGGTGTGCTGTTTCTCATTTTTGGGGAATACAAAGTCTTTGGAGCGCAGTTTACGACCGGCGGCGGATTTCAATTCTGGATAACCCATTTCCTGCAGGATGGCGCGTATCCCTGGATGGTCCCGGTATTGAGAGATTTTGTCCTGCCACACGCAAGAGCGATCGCTTTCCTGGTTGCGTATGGTGAGTTGGCAATCGGGTTGTCACTGGTATTGGGAATCCTAGTGCGGACTGCCAGCATTTGCGCCTTCATTTATATGCTCACGCTGCTCTTTGCCTCGAATTATCCTGGGCCGAAGGCGGCACCCTGGCAATATTTCGGGGCTTCTTTGGAACACCTGGTGTTGGCACTTTGTTTTGCGGCATTCGCTCTGGGAAATGCTGAGGAAGCGTTTTCGCTACGTGGATACTTGAGGAAGCGCCGTGCAGTGGGTCAGGCGCGAGCGGCCGGTGGCTAG
- a CDS encoding GGDEF domain-containing protein, whose amino-acid sequence MLVCLSAVLSLLIPHSYRLTALGDFSQVILLLAAVLAMAANVKSGDRQARLFWGLMTLGCGMWLSVQALWTYFEVFLHREVPNPFIGDVVLFLHLVPMMGALAMQPHVDREEHSTRLGALDFTLLLIWWLYLYLFAVIPWQYVSPNATLYGHSFDVLYLMEHLVFLAMAGFVWLRSVGDSKIIFGHLLGAGALYAFSSIAASVAIDFGHYYTGSFYDVPLVACMAWFFGLGLVGNHLPFRTAPIKEGEGKRDVWGARLATGAVLSLPVLAGWSEYMSHAPGRVQSFRMMLTLCGMMLMGGLLALKQYRLDKELAHANQELREASLTDLLTGAKNRRFLTTTIEGDVRHVIRAYSPNSGCASVRNRDLIFYLIDADHFKEVNDRYGHDLGDGVLVQIARRISSAIRHSDVLIRWGGEEFLVVSRYTNRDEAAALAARVLNAVGSEKYELQGGQKIGRTCSIGWAVFPWIVRDPEAVSYGDVLRVADRALYEAKKAGRNQSIGMLPLTETLPVLPPFEEKGQSIMEVLPVRTVVTLGPSASNQEAAAAAAPAKAMAATQDA is encoded by the coding sequence GTGTTGGTGTGCCTCTCGGCCGTCCTCTCATTACTCATCCCACACAGCTACCGCCTGACCGCGTTAGGCGATTTTTCGCAAGTCATTCTTCTGCTCGCTGCCGTGCTGGCGATGGCTGCAAATGTAAAGTCCGGTGACCGGCAAGCTCGACTTTTTTGGGGATTGATGACGCTGGGCTGCGGTATGTGGCTCTCGGTACAAGCCCTCTGGACTTACTTTGAAGTTTTCCTGCATCGCGAAGTTCCCAATCCCTTCATTGGGGATGTGGTGCTCTTCCTGCATCTTGTACCCATGATGGGCGCATTGGCCATGCAACCGCACGTAGACCGCGAGGAACACAGCACTCGGCTGGGCGCGCTGGACTTCACCCTGCTGCTGATCTGGTGGCTTTATCTTTACTTATTTGCGGTCATTCCGTGGCAGTACGTTTCACCTAACGCCACCTTATACGGCCATAGCTTTGATGTTCTCTATCTTATGGAGCATCTAGTTTTCCTGGCCATGGCCGGTTTCGTTTGGCTGAGGAGCGTTGGCGACTCCAAAATCATCTTTGGACATCTTCTCGGAGCCGGTGCGCTTTATGCCTTCAGTTCCATTGCCGCCAGTGTGGCCATTGATTTTGGACATTACTACACGGGCAGTTTCTACGATGTGCCGCTGGTAGCTTGTATGGCATGGTTTTTCGGCCTGGGACTGGTTGGAAACCATCTCCCATTCAGGACCGCCCCTATCAAAGAAGGAGAAGGAAAGCGTGATGTCTGGGGAGCCCGCCTGGCGACAGGGGCCGTCCTTTCTCTGCCGGTTCTGGCGGGATGGTCTGAATACATGAGCCACGCCCCCGGCAGAGTGCAGAGCTTCCGCATGATGCTGACCTTGTGCGGCATGATGCTGATGGGAGGACTACTCGCCCTGAAGCAGTACCGGCTCGACAAAGAATTGGCGCACGCCAACCAGGAATTGCGTGAAGCCTCGTTGACCGATCTGCTCACCGGAGCCAAGAACCGGCGGTTCCTGACTACGACCATTGAGGGCGATGTTCGGCACGTTATTCGAGCGTATTCTCCGAACTCAGGATGCGCCAGCGTCCGCAATCGTGACCTGATTTTCTATCTTATTGATGCCGACCATTTCAAAGAAGTCAATGATCGCTACGGTCATGATCTCGGAGACGGCGTGCTGGTGCAAATTGCGCGCCGAATCAGCTCAGCCATCCGGCATTCTGACGTCCTCATCCGCTGGGGCGGCGAAGAGTTCCTTGTGGTATCCCGATATACCAATCGCGACGAGGCTGCTGCCCTTGCGGCGCGCGTCCTTAATGCTGTCGGGTCAGAAAAGTATGAGCTGCAAGGTGGACAGAAGATCGGCCGCACCTGCTCCATAGGCTGGGCTGTCTTCCCGTGGATTGTCCGCGATCCCGAGGCTGTCTCCTATGGCGACGTGCTGCGGGTCGCGGACCGGGCGTTGTATGAGGCCAAAAAAGCGGGCAGGAATCAATCAATCGGAATGTTGCCGTTGACCGAAACTCTTCCTGTGCTGCCACCCTTCGAAGAGAAGGGCCAGAGCATCATGGAAGTGTTGCCGGTTCGCACAGTAGTGACCTTGGGGCCATCGGCATCGAACCAGGAGGCCGCGGCTGCAGCAGCCCCCGCAAAGGCCATGGCCGCGACACAGGACGCCTAG
- a CDS encoding DoxX family protein has translation MLFPQLLQFTDVGLLLLRLMVAVVFVSSGWNHLRDSERRSKSIGLSRGLTLVLGAVELLGGLGVAFGFLTQLAALSLIMVMLGAIYKKMFVWHIGFWGHKGSGWHYDLMFVVMNLVILFTDGGRFVLVK, from the coding sequence ATGCTTTTTCCTCAGTTACTTCAGTTCACAGATGTCGGACTGCTGTTGTTGAGATTGATGGTGGCGGTGGTCTTCGTCAGCAGTGGATGGAACCACTTGAGAGATTCTGAACGGCGCAGTAAGAGCATCGGCCTGAGCAGAGGCTTGACCCTGGTACTGGGAGCGGTGGAGTTATTGGGAGGACTGGGAGTGGCGTTCGGCTTTCTAACCCAACTCGCCGCGCTAAGTTTAATTATGGTCATGCTGGGCGCGATCTATAAAAAGATGTTTGTTTGGCACATCGGATTCTGGGGTCACAAGGGATCCGGGTGGCACTACGATCTAATGTTTGTGGTTATGAATCTCGTGATTTTATTCACCGACGGGGGACGATTTGTTCTGGTGAAATAG
- a CDS encoding ferredoxin--NADP reductase — MSPADDKFYLPRITARVDIAPDLWSIRIDPAGEFHFTAGQYATLGVESSSKRLERAYSILSSPYENELEFFFELVPEGVLTPNLYKLQVGDSLLMRKVPKGRFVLDTQSGRSNHLLVCTVTGVAPFVSYIRTLFADWKAGKFSGEHKLFLLNGASRSWEFGYRDELEKIAAEVPWLTYVPTVSRPWEDPDWKGERGRVDDLIRKYADSWALSPQNTAAYLCGHPEMISHGKGILQRVGFGKESVKEEVYWIPAKQAQAS, encoded by the coding sequence ATGAGCCCCGCCGACGACAAATTCTACCTTCCGAGAATTACCGCGCGGGTTGATATTGCTCCTGATTTATGGAGCATCCGGATAGATCCGGCGGGTGAATTTCACTTCACTGCTGGTCAATATGCCACGCTAGGGGTAGAGAGCTCGAGTAAGCGGCTGGAGCGGGCTTACTCAATCCTCTCGTCGCCCTATGAAAATGAGCTGGAGTTCTTCTTTGAGCTGGTGCCGGAGGGCGTGCTCACGCCAAACCTTTACAAACTCCAGGTCGGCGATTCCCTGCTCATGCGAAAGGTCCCCAAAGGCAGATTTGTTCTCGACACCCAGAGCGGCCGTTCCAATCACCTGCTGGTGTGCACCGTCACCGGTGTGGCTCCGTTTGTCAGCTACATCCGGACCCTTTTTGCGGACTGGAAAGCCGGAAAATTTTCCGGTGAGCACAAATTGTTTCTGCTCAACGGCGCCAGCCGCTCTTGGGAGTTCGGCTATCGCGACGAACTGGAAAAAATCGCGGCTGAAGTTCCCTGGTTGACCTATGTACCGACGGTGAGCCGGCCGTGGGAGGACCCCGACTGGAAAGGTGAGAGAGGGCGCGTTGACGACCTCATCCGGAAGTATGCGGACTCCTGGGCTTTGTCACCTCAAAATACCGCCGCATACCTGTGCGGTCATCCTGAGATGATCTCGCATGGTAAGGGTATTCTGCAGCGCGTCGGCTTTGGGAAAGAAAGCGTAAAAGAAGAGGTTTACTGGATTCCGGCGAAGCAGGCACAGGCCTCGTAG
- the pqqB gene encoding pyrroloquinoline quinone biosynthesis protein PqqB translates to MRVKVLGSAAGGGFPQWNCACSNCHRLRQGGFHGKARTQTQVAVSNHTGTWYLLGASADLRSQIESTSDLHPRTESPHTPIAGVVLTGGDLDHVLGLLLLREFQPLHLYATAGIRRILTEDNSVFKLLQRVPEQIKWHDVHPATPFELPGGAAGHGFRCHPIGLTGKYPAYVTPERQAVLLAEEAVIGLMINEMTADSETPPKRILFAPSLPGVGAELLSKLESCDVIFVDGTFWSDDELVRTRGAGSNAREMGHLPISGPEGSLRLLASLRHPRKIFIHVNNTNPILDEDSAEHRQVSEAGWEIAEDGMEFQI, encoded by the coding sequence ATGCGGGTCAAAGTCCTCGGCTCTGCGGCCGGGGGTGGCTTTCCACAGTGGAATTGCGCCTGCTCGAATTGTCACCGTTTAAGGCAGGGTGGTTTTCACGGCAAAGCACGTACCCAGACCCAGGTCGCAGTCAGCAATCACACAGGTACATGGTATTTGCTGGGAGCCTCGGCTGACCTGCGCAGCCAAATCGAGTCCACGTCTGATTTGCATCCCAGAACAGAGTCGCCGCACACTCCCATTGCCGGGGTTGTGCTCACCGGAGGCGATCTGGACCACGTCCTTGGACTCCTTCTACTCCGCGAATTTCAGCCGCTGCATTTGTACGCGACTGCAGGAATTCGTCGCATCCTGACCGAGGACAACAGCGTCTTCAAGCTCCTGCAACGGGTCCCCGAGCAGATCAAATGGCATGACGTTCACCCGGCCACGCCGTTTGAACTTCCCGGAGGCGCTGCCGGGCATGGTTTCCGATGTCATCCGATCGGATTGACCGGCAAATATCCCGCATATGTCACTCCGGAGCGCCAGGCCGTTCTGCTTGCGGAAGAGGCGGTCATCGGCCTCATGATTAACGAAATGACGGCGGATTCGGAAACTCCACCCAAGCGGATATTGTTTGCTCCGTCACTTCCGGGAGTCGGTGCGGAATTGCTGTCCAAGCTCGAGAGCTGCGACGTTATTTTCGTGGATGGCACGTTTTGGAGCGACGATGAATTGGTGCGCACTCGTGGCGCGGGATCCAATGCCCGCGAAATGGGTCATTTGCCGATTTCAGGGCCGGAGGGCAGCCTGCGTTTGCTGGCTTCGCTTAGGCATCCCAGGAAGATATTTATTCACGTGAACAATACCAATCCCATTCTCGATGAGGATAGTGCCGAGCATCGCCAGGTGAGCGAGGCGGGCTGGGAAATTGCGGAAGACGGAATGGAGTTCCAGATTTGA
- the pqqC gene encoding pyrroloquinoline-quinone synthase PqqC, with product MSQAQLVARLRQIGEERYHHKHPFHLLMHEGKLTRGQLQAWALNRYCYQSHIPIKDAIILARSNDAGFRRVWRKRIVDHDGDDGRPGGIEKWLRLAEATGLDRARVAAGEGVLPGVRYAVNEYLRWVTEQSFLEAVASSLTELFSGSLITLRVDALRKHYPWLAHGLSYFEARLTQAPADAEFALQWVVSHAHTFAEQELACGALRAKCDILWAQLDALYFAYVQPGWPPPGAFVIKDGA from the coding sequence ATGTCCCAAGCCCAGCTGGTGGCCCGCTTGCGGCAAATCGGTGAAGAACGCTACCACCACAAACATCCCTTTCACCTCTTGATGCACGAGGGAAAGCTGACGCGCGGCCAACTGCAGGCATGGGCGCTGAACCGGTACTGCTACCAAAGTCACATTCCGATCAAAGACGCGATTATCCTGGCGCGCAGCAACGATGCTGGGTTCCGCCGCGTCTGGCGCAAGCGCATCGTAGACCATGACGGCGACGACGGTCGCCCCGGAGGCATAGAAAAATGGCTGCGGCTGGCCGAAGCTACCGGGCTGGATCGTGCGCGGGTGGCGGCGGGAGAAGGCGTGCTCCCCGGGGTGAGATACGCAGTGAACGAATACCTGCGCTGGGTTACGGAGCAGTCCTTCCTGGAAGCGGTGGCCTCTTCTTTGACCGAACTATTTTCGGGATCACTGATCACTCTGCGCGTGGATGCCCTGCGGAAACACTATCCCTGGCTAGCGCACGGGCTCAGCTATTTTGAGGCACGCCTAACCCAGGCCCCTGCGGATGCGGAGTTCGCGTTGCAATGGGTGGTCAGTCACGCGCATACCTTTGCCGAACAGGAGCTGGCGTGCGGCGCGCTTCGCGCCAAATGCGACATTCTTTGGGCGCAGCTTGATGCACTTTACTTTGCCTATGTTCAGCCGGGATGGCCGCCGCCCGGAGCGTTCGTGATCAAGGATGGGGCGTGA
- the pqqD gene encoding pyrroloquinoline quinone biosynthesis peptide chaperone PqqD, which produces MTRPLPTSRPKLARGCRISDAPGQGATLLMPEAALRLNGPGLRIVQRCDGEHTFNQIVSELQAEFRSPESTKIEDDAAAFLDRLHQRRAVDYE; this is translated from the coding sequence GTGACGCGACCGCTGCCAACGTCCCGGCCAAAATTGGCCCGCGGGTGCCGGATCAGCGATGCGCCCGGCCAGGGCGCCACGCTGCTCATGCCCGAGGCTGCATTGCGATTGAATGGGCCGGGGCTGCGGATCGTGCAGCGCTGTGACGGGGAGCATACATTCAACCAGATTGTGAGTGAGCTGCAAGCCGAGTTTCGCTCCCCGGAAAGCACAAAAATCGAGGACGATGCGGCTGCGTTTCTCGATCGGTTACACCAACGTCGAGCTGTAGATTATGAGTGA
- the pqqE gene encoding pyrroloquinoline quinone biosynthesis protein PqqE, which produces MSDLGGDGGARQMTGPLALIAELTHRCPLSCVYCSNPLEMKARGAELPTSVWVNVFQQAAELGVLQLDLTGGEPLARPGLIELVGAARAVRLYTNLITSGIGLTAERLDALIAAGLDHIQLSFQDSDENLADNIAGAKTHKHKVEIAGRIREASVGFTINVVVHRKNLDRLEEIIGFAEELRPDRLEIANVQYYGWALKNRAELLPTEAQLEASQLTVRAAQQRLQGRMRIEFVTPDYYARYPKPCMGGWGRKMILINPSGDALPCHAAAVIPGIHFENVQDKSLREIWEESAAFRQFRGQGWMPEPCRSCDRRELDFGGCRCQAFLLTGDASATDPTCSLAPAHEIVVAAVAEAHSKDRSDIASSVGRGEWTYRSNPR; this is translated from the coding sequence ATGAGTGATTTGGGCGGCGATGGCGGAGCGCGTCAGATGACGGGCCCACTCGCCTTGATCGCGGAGCTTACCCACAGGTGCCCGCTGAGTTGCGTCTATTGCTCGAACCCCCTGGAGATGAAAGCTCGGGGCGCTGAATTGCCCACCTCAGTGTGGGTGAATGTATTTCAGCAAGCTGCTGAACTCGGTGTTCTGCAGCTTGATCTGACAGGCGGAGAACCCCTGGCGCGGCCGGGTCTGATCGAGCTTGTCGGCGCCGCGCGTGCTGTGCGGCTTTACACCAATCTCATAACCTCGGGGATTGGACTTACGGCAGAGCGCTTGGATGCCCTGATAGCAGCCGGGCTGGACCACATCCAGTTGAGCTTTCAGGATTCAGACGAGAACCTCGCGGACAACATCGCCGGAGCAAAGACCCACAAACACAAAGTTGAAATCGCAGGACGTATTCGCGAGGCGAGTGTGGGATTCACGATCAATGTTGTTGTGCACCGGAAGAATCTGGACCGCCTGGAGGAGATCATTGGCTTCGCGGAAGAGCTGCGTCCGGACCGCCTGGAGATCGCCAATGTGCAGTATTACGGCTGGGCGCTGAAGAACCGTGCCGAATTATTGCCGACCGAAGCGCAGTTGGAAGCTTCTCAGCTCACAGTGAGAGCTGCGCAGCAGCGTCTGCAAGGGCGAATGCGGATTGAATTCGTGACTCCCGATTACTACGCCCGCTATCCCAAGCCCTGCATGGGCGGATGGGGACGGAAAATGATATTGATCAACCCCTCGGGGGATGCGCTGCCATGCCACGCCGCGGCCGTGATTCCCGGGATACATTTCGAAAACGTGCAAGACAAATCGTTGCGCGAGATATGGGAAGAATCAGCAGCTTTTCGTCAATTCCGCGGACAGGGTTGGATGCCGGAACCGTGTCGCAGTTGTGATCGCCGCGAACTGGACTTCGGGGGATGCCGTTGCCAGGCGTTTCTTCTGACGGGAGATGCAAGTGCAACTGATCCCACGTGCTCGCTTGCACCCGCACACGAGATCGTAGTTGCTGCCGTTGCAGAGGCGCACTCGAAGGATAGAAGCGATATTGCAAGTTCGGTCGGGAGGGGTGAGTGGACTTATCGCTCGAATCCCCGTTAG
- a CDS encoding DUF6599 family protein, whose product MSSRLPKWFFGVALCAALLVSVRLAQAAPNRAPARSFLPNEFSGWQLTGAPRLSTDPAEADPAFSSLLGEYGFTDFESAKYIRDDHSIRVKAARFNDATGAYGAFTFYRQPEMLNETIGDKAASANLRVLFCRGNILVDAVLDHMTAMSAAELRELAGSLPIPVGGARNLPVLVNYLPRQSLLQNSAKYIVGPIGFNAISAPISANLVDFSKGAEVVLGKYSTSDGVATLMIISYPTPQIAAERLRAIEASSPGTSHESQPRIKRSGPIVVLTTGQISAGDARSLLASVNYDANVTWNENTFLSKRDNVGNLIIGIFILIAMLVGFSLVAGIFFGGFRLLMKRLFPDRIFDRSKDVEIISLRLGK is encoded by the coding sequence ATGTCTTCCAGGTTGCCAAAATGGTTCTTCGGAGTGGCGCTCTGCGCCGCCTTGCTGGTCTCTGTGCGCCTGGCCCAAGCCGCGCCGAATCGCGCCCCCGCAAGGTCATTTCTGCCCAATGAGTTTTCTGGCTGGCAGCTTACGGGTGCGCCGCGCCTTAGTACTGATCCGGCCGAAGCAGACCCCGCGTTCTCGTCGCTACTCGGCGAATACGGTTTCACCGACTTCGAATCTGCCAAGTACATTCGCGATGATCACTCCATCCGCGTGAAGGCCGCCCGTTTCAATGACGCTACCGGCGCCTATGGCGCCTTTACTTTTTATCGTCAGCCGGAAATGCTGAACGAAACCATCGGCGACAAAGCAGCCTCGGCTAATTTGCGTGTGCTGTTCTGCCGCGGAAACATTTTGGTCGATGCCGTTCTGGATCACATGACTGCCATGTCGGCTGCCGAACTGCGGGAACTGGCGGGCTCCCTTCCCATACCAGTTGGAGGCGCTCGCAATTTGCCCGTGCTGGTGAACTATCTGCCACGGCAATCTCTTCTGCAGAACTCCGCCAAATACATCGTGGGACCGATCGGCTTTAACGCCATCTCCGCGCCCATCAGCGCGAACCTGGTGGACTTCAGCAAAGGGGCCGAGGTGGTTCTGGGAAAATACTCCACCTCTGATGGCGTTGCGACGCTGATGATCATCTCTTATCCGACGCCGCAGATTGCGGCCGAGCGCTTGCGCGCCATAGAAGCTTCCTCGCCAGGGACTTCCCATGAGAGCCAGCCGCGCATCAAGCGCAGCGGTCCCATCGTGGTGCTGACCACCGGACAAATTTCCGCCGGCGATGCCAGGTCCTTGCTGGCTTCGGTGAATTACGACGCGAACGTCACCTGGAATGAAAATACCTTCCTGAGCAAACGCGACAACGTTGGAAACCTGATTATCGGAATATTTATTCTGATCGCCATGCTGGTCGGATTCTCTCTAGTGGCTGGGATCTTCTTCGGAGGCTTCCGGCTGCTCATGAAGCGTCTGTTCCCAGATCGAATCTTTGACCGGTCCAAAGACGTAGAAATTATCAGCCTGAGGCTGGGAAAGTGA
- a CDS encoding N-acetylmuramoyl-L-alanine amidase produces the protein MTPLPSRFRRAALVLLSVTFVAAPSAFAGHRDTSGKTLFARAERLREALNGRSAGQRSRQDYRRVMDAYRRVYYAAPTSSKADAGVVGVAELLAEMGRQFEDQKSSHAAIGQYEFLRRQYPGSRYRFDALFTIGQIYKEDLDDPAGAKAAFQEFLQRYPRHRLAEQARKAVSQITVAERETQSPKVDVPEKETTKTDVAETPGAHQDLPRITGIRQWSTPDYIRVAVDLEKDLSYTTERLHHPNRIVFNLKNSQLAAVLVGKSFDVGDGLLKKIRVAEYQPGVSRIVLEVDDVAKYSAFLIPNPDRLIIDIHGQPSSVEHQKSARKPQTSGTLVASNPNSYDPHDAEDDDVSVTLTTPVLQPVAKESSEPIGKAPPALSRPAKIISDEDQEPATGTGRGYTGGPRSAKRSTSQIDAREARPTANGDRSLIRALGLKIGRIVIDPGHGGHDTGTIGPSGLREKDLVLDVAQRLGKLLETRLGADVVYTREDDTFVPLETRTAVANREQADLFVSVHANSSRDPDARGVETYYLNFTSSADALEVAARENAVSEKSVHELQDLVKKIALKEKIEESREFAFDVQHALYSGLVSKSPNLRNRGVKKAPFVVLIGANMPSILAEVSFVSNPSDEHKLQAGSYRQKIAESLYRGIAQYAGGLSGIKVASTREKPNPAVAPTVTKDTP, from the coding sequence ATGACTCCCCTGCCAAGCCGCTTCCGGCGCGCTGCCCTGGTCTTGTTGTCCGTGACCTTCGTGGCCGCTCCCTCGGCATTTGCCGGCCACCGAGATACGTCTGGTAAGACTCTTTTTGCCCGCGCAGAGCGCCTGCGTGAGGCGTTGAACGGGCGCTCCGCAGGCCAGCGCTCCCGCCAGGACTACCGGCGCGTAATGGATGCCTACCGCCGCGTTTACTACGCGGCCCCGACCAGCTCAAAAGCAGATGCCGGCGTGGTTGGCGTTGCCGAGCTTTTGGCCGAAATGGGCCGCCAGTTTGAAGACCAGAAGTCGTCGCACGCGGCCATTGGCCAATACGAGTTCCTGCGCCGCCAGTATCCCGGCAGCCGCTATCGCTTCGACGCGCTGTTTACCATTGGGCAAATCTACAAAGAGGACTTAGACGATCCGGCGGGCGCCAAGGCCGCTTTTCAGGAGTTCTTGCAGCGGTATCCCCGCCATCGCCTGGCAGAGCAGGCCCGTAAAGCTGTATCGCAGATCACCGTAGCAGAACGCGAAACTCAGAGTCCGAAAGTAGACGTTCCCGAAAAAGAGACCACGAAAACTGACGTGGCCGAGACCCCTGGTGCACACCAGGACCTGCCTCGCATTACTGGCATCCGCCAATGGTCAACTCCGGATTACATCCGCGTCGCCGTGGACCTGGAAAAGGACCTTAGTTACACGACTGAGCGGCTGCATCACCCCAATCGAATTGTCTTCAATCTCAAGAACAGCCAACTTGCTGCCGTGCTCGTGGGCAAGAGCTTTGATGTGGGGGACGGCTTGCTCAAAAAGATTCGGGTCGCCGAGTACCAGCCCGGGGTATCGCGCATTGTCCTTGAAGTGGATGATGTCGCGAAGTACTCTGCGTTCCTTATCCCGAATCCTGATCGCCTGATTATTGATATTCATGGACAGCCGTCTTCCGTCGAACACCAGAAATCCGCTCGCAAGCCGCAGACCTCCGGAACCTTGGTGGCGAGCAACCCCAACTCCTACGATCCGCACGATGCCGAAGACGACGATGTATCCGTTACGCTAACCACGCCTGTCCTCCAGCCGGTAGCCAAGGAATCAAGCGAGCCGATTGGGAAGGCCCCTCCGGCGCTGAGCCGGCCCGCAAAGATCATCTCTGATGAGGACCAAGAGCCCGCTACAGGGACGGGGAGGGGCTACACTGGCGGTCCGCGTAGCGCGAAACGCTCCACCAGCCAGATCGATGCTCGCGAGGCCCGTCCCACCGCCAACGGCGACCGTTCGCTCATACGCGCCCTCGGTTTGAAGATCGGAAGGATCGTGATTGACCCCGGGCACGGCGGGCATGACACCGGCACCATCGGACCCAGCGGTCTGCGCGAAAAGGACCTGGTGCTCGATGTCGCCCAACGCCTTGGCAAGCTACTGGAGACGCGGCTGGGCGCCGACGTGGTATATACCCGCGAGGACGATACTTTTGTTCCTCTGGAAACCCGCACCGCGGTGGCGAACCGCGAGCAGGCTGACCTGTTCGTTTCCGTGCACGCGAATTCCAGTCGCGATCCCGACGCTCGCGGAGTCGAAACTTATTACCTGAATTTCACCTCTTCGGCAGATGCCCTCGAGGTGGCCGCGCGCGAAAATGCCGTCTCCGAGAAGTCGGTTCACGAGCTGCAGGATCTGGTAAAAAAGATTGCGCTCAAGGAAAAGATCGAAGAATCGCGCGAATTCGCCTTCGACGTACAACACGCCCTCTACTCTGGATTAGTGAGCAAAAGTCCGAATCTGCGCAATCGCGGCGTAAAGAAGGCCCCATTTGTGGTGCTCATCGGTGCCAACATGCCTTCCATCCTGGCAGAGGTTTCCTTTGTCAGTAACCCGAGCGACGAGCACAAGCTCCAGGCCGGTAGCTATCGCCAGAAGATTGCCGAGTCGCTCTACCGTGGAATTGCCCAATATGCCGGAGGGCTGAGTGGCATCAAGGTGGCCAGCACCAGGGAGAAGCCCAACCCTGCGGTCGCCCCCACGGTCACCAAAGACACGCCTTAA